The nucleotide sequence GACGGGTGCCGTCCCCCATAAGGGAGGAGTGCGTTTCGAAACAGATTCCCCCGAATACCGCATTCTGTCAGAATGGATCGCTCAGGGAGCCGCAGCGCCAGAGAAAGCTGATCCTGTCATTGAACGGCTGGAAGTCTTACCAACTCGCTCTGTTCTAACAAATGGACAGACACAACATATTCTGGTACAGGCCCATTACTCAGATCATTCGGTCCGCGATGTGACGCGCTGGACCAGTTTTTCATCAGTCAATGAGAGTGTAGCTTCGGTTGATGCAGCAGGTTTAATCAAAGTCACCGGATACGGCGAAGGAGCGATCGTCTGTAATTACTCCAGCAAAATCGCAATTTCAAAAATCACCTCTCCCTATCCGCAGGAGATTGCTCCTGAAGTTTATGTCAAATCACCCCAAAATAATTTCATCGATGAACTGGTCATCAAACAGTTAAAACGCCTGAACCTGCCCCCTTCACCACAGTCGAATGATACTGACTTCATCCGCCGCGTGTATGTCGATACGATCGGCACTCTGCCCACCCCCGACGAAGTTCAGGCATTTGTCAAAGACCAGAATCCGGACAAACGCAATCAGCTGATCGACCGCCTGCTGGACCGACCGGAATTTATCGACTACTGGACGTACAAATGGTCAGACCTGTTGCTGGTCAACGGTGCCCTCATCCGACCAGAACCTGTGAAAGCTTATCATGCCTGGATTCGCGAACATGTGAAACAGAATACTCCCTGGGATAAAATGGTGCGTGAACTGATCACCTCCCAGGGCAGCAGTATCGAAAACGGGGCCACCAATTTTTATGCCATCCATCAGGATCCGGAATCGATGACAGAAAACGTCAGCCAGGCATTTCTGGGTCTGTCGATTGGATGCGCCAAATGCCATAATCATCCCCTCGAAAAATGGACCAACAACCAGTATTACGCGATGGCAAACTTTTTCTCCCGTGTTCGTGCCAAAGGCTGGGGTGGTTCGCAAAGTGCCGGCGATGGCATTCGCACCCTGTTTGTTGCCACGGAAGGGGATCTGGTGCAGCCACTCACGGGAAAACCACAACCTCCAACCCCCCTGGATGGCACGCCGATCGACATTAACTCACCTGAAGACCGCCGCGTCTACCTGGCTGAGTGGTTGACTTCTAAGAACAACGACTTTTTCAGCCGCGCGATTACCAATCGTGTCTGGGCAAATTATTTCGGCGTAGGACTGGTTGAAGCAGTTGATGACATGCGGGAATCCAATCCGGCCAGTAATGAAGAACTTTTATCCGCTGCCTCCGGTTACCTGGTGGATCATGACTTTGACCTGAAAGCATTGATGAAAGTCATTCTGCGGTCAGCCGCTTATCAGCGCAGCAGTCAGCCCCTGCCCGAGAACAAGGATGAAAAACGCTTTTATTCCCGCTACTACCCCCGTCGCATGATGGCGGAAGTCCTGCTGGATGCGATTTCGCAGGTAACCGATGTCCCTTCAGAATTCACGATGTACTATGAGCCGAACCCCCAGAAAACGGATTTTTATCCCAAGGGAACCCGGGCAATTCAGTTGTACGACTCTTCGGTCATTTCATACTTCCTGAAAACATTTGGTCGCAACGAACGGATGATTACCTGTGAATGTGAACGAACGGAAGAACCGACAATGGTCCAGGTTCTGCATATTTCAAACGGGGATACGATCAACAACAAACTCAAAGACAAAGCCAGCCGCGTCACGAAAATGCTGGAGGCGAAAAAAACAGACAAAGAACTGATCGCAGATATTTATCTGCTCTGTCTTTCCCGCCAACCGACAGCGGCAGAAGAAAGCAAACTGTTGAAACTCCTCCAGGAAACACCGCCTGCGGAAAAACGTCAGGCAGTGGAAGATCTGTTCTGGGGCGTTCTGAGCAGCCGCGAGTTTCTATTTAATCATTAAAATGTTCGCTGCCATTATTCTGATACTTTGAGAGATCTATTTTAATAGCGCTGATCTGAGGTCCCTGATGACAAATGTTCCTGTAAAACTGATGCTGTTCTGTTCGCTTTGCGTGCTGGCCAGTTTTTCTGACTCGCTGTCTGCAGCAGAGAAACAGGTCGATTACCCGAAACAGATCGCACCCCTGTTCCGTAAATACTGTGAAGGCTGCCACAGCGTAGATGATCCAGAAGGCAAATTCGCCATCGACTCCTACCAGGGATTGCTCAAAGGGGGCAAGCATGGACCGGCCGTCTTACCAGGCGACAGTGGAAGCAGCCGACTGATCCGCATG is from Gimesia maris and encodes:
- a CDS encoding DUF1549 domain-containing protein, coding for MSYSKQINRFSILICLWTSFSFSPVLKSVSAAETSDRIVLLPEQVQLNNKVARHDLLVQQMTNGEISGPVTDKVTLTSSNPAVVKISGTTLIPVGNGTAAITARSGDQEAKSTVSVSGIEIPHAWSFRNDVQPILTKAGCNSGPCHGALAGKGGFRLSLKAYDVLGDYYTIAKQSRGRRIELSDPARSLFLIKPTGAVPHKGGVRFETDSPEYRILSEWIAQGAAAPEKADPVIERLEVLPTRSVLTNGQTQHILVQAHYSDHSVRDVTRWTSFSSVNESVASVDAAGLIKVTGYGEGAIVCNYSSKIAISKITSPYPQEIAPEVYVKSPQNNFIDELVIKQLKRLNLPPSPQSNDTDFIRRVYVDTIGTLPTPDEVQAFVKDQNPDKRNQLIDRLLDRPEFIDYWTYKWSDLLLVNGALIRPEPVKAYHAWIREHVKQNTPWDKMVRELITSQGSSIENGATNFYAIHQDPESMTENVSQAFLGLSIGCAKCHNHPLEKWTNNQYYAMANFFSRVRAKGWGGSQSAGDGIRTLFVATEGDLVQPLTGKPQPPTPLDGTPIDINSPEDRRVYLAEWLTSKNNDFFSRAITNRVWANYFGVGLVEAVDDMRESNPASNEELLSAASGYLVDHDFDLKALMKVILRSAAYQRSSQPLPENKDEKRFYSRYYPRRMMAEVLLDAISQVTDVPSEFTMYYEPNPQKTDFYPKGTRAIQLYDSSVISYFLKTFGRNERMITCECERTEEPTMVQVLHISNGDTINNKLKDKASRVTKMLEAKKTDKELIADIYLLCLSRQPTAAEESKLLKLLQETPPAEKRQAVEDLFWGVLSSREFLFNH